A section of the Humulus lupulus chromosome 2, drHumLupu1.1, whole genome shotgun sequence genome encodes:
- the LOC133818372 gene encoding uncharacterized protein LOC133818372: protein MDPHHWHKIAAISGAAAVGLGAYGAHAFKPQNAAYKEVWHTASLYHLVHTAALLAAPITKRPHVFGGLVSAGLVAFSGTCYVVALLEDRKYSTLAPFGGFAFMAAWASLLF, encoded by the exons ATGGATCCTCATCACTGGCACAAAATAGCTGCCATTTCTG GTGCGGCGGCTGTTGGGTTAGGGGCTTATGGTGCCCACGCCTTCAAACCCCAAAATGCTGCTTACAAAGAG GTTTGGCATACTGCGTCTCTTTACCACTTGGTTCACACAGCTGCTTTGCTTGCTGCTCCAATCACTAAACGACCCCACGTT TTTGGAGGCCTTGTGAGTGCTGGTCTCGTGGCATTCTCTGGGAC GTGTTATGTCGTGGCACTTCTTGAGGACCGGAAGTATTCTACCTTGGCTCCATTTGGTGGGTTTGCTTTCATGGCTGCTTGGGCTAGCTTGCTTTTCTAA